From one Catellatospora sp. IY07-71 genomic stretch:
- a CDS encoding MmcQ/YjbR family DNA-binding protein: MADADDVRRLALALPEVVEIDSEGFDFRVANKGFVWSYPERLPGRPRVIRADIAVLYVGDEAEKQALLLGEPQRFFTTPAYDGLPLVMLRLAQVDAERLAELVTDAWRMRAPEELAAGFVEPAPRDVGPH, encoded by the coding sequence ATGGCTGACGCCGACGACGTGCGCCGCCTGGCGCTCGCCCTGCCGGAGGTGGTCGAGATCGACAGCGAGGGCTTCGACTTCCGGGTCGCGAACAAGGGCTTCGTCTGGTCGTATCCGGAGCGCCTGCCGGGCCGCCCCCGGGTCATCCGCGCCGACATCGCCGTGCTCTATGTCGGCGACGAGGCGGAGAAGCAGGCGCTGCTGCTCGGAGAGCCGCAACGCTTCTTCACCACTCCGGCCTACGACGGCCTGCCCCTGGTCATGCTGCGGCTGGCACAGGTCGACGCCGAGCGCCTCGCCGAACTGGTCACCGACGCCTGGCGCATGCGCGCACCCGAAGAACTCGCCGCAGGCTTCGTCGAACCCGCACCACGGGACGTTGGACCGCACTGA
- a CDS encoding alpha/beta hydrolase: MFDAGDAGHIESASGHGPWPDGDRLAAALAT; encoded by the coding sequence ATGTTCGACGCGGGCGACGCCGGGCACATCGAGTCCGCCAGCGGCCACGGCCCGTGGCCCGACGGCGACCGCCTGGCCGCCGCACTGGCCACCTGA
- a CDS encoding Dabb family protein: MLSHVVLMTFTDAADAAKAKDLLEGLVGDVPEILSLRVHLDELHTPVSAHLCMVSTHADAEGLAGYQKHPAHLEIAQWLRPRLAARVVVDYTT, encoded by the coding sequence ATGCTTTCTCACGTAGTGCTGATGACGTTCACCGACGCAGCCGATGCTGCCAAGGCTAAGGATCTTTTGGAAGGCCTGGTCGGTGACGTTCCGGAGATTCTCAGCTTGCGTGTGCACCTCGATGAGCTGCACACTCCCGTCTCGGCGCACCTGTGCATGGTCAGCACCCACGCCGACGCCGAGGGCCTGGCCGGATACCAGAAGCACCCGGCCCACCTGGAGATCGCCCAGTGGCTCCGCCCCCGCCTCGCCGCCCGCGTCGTCGTCGACTACACCACCTGA
- a CDS encoding nitrilase-related carbon-nitrogen hydrolase — MAPVRVAAVQLAASQDVDGNLAACLRLIDDAAAQGAQLIVLPEFCNHLSYYADRAQAHQIATRPGDPFLTAVADRARRHGVHIKINVTHAHPDGRTGGTNFLFGPDGAVLGQCDKQTLMGAENDHLDPATEVGPVIETPLGRLGMYACMEGVINEVARGLALRGAQVLLNSLNSFALDEASLHIPVRAAENKVWVVAANKVGPLLPEEHLPRLSAALGVPAEWLHGAGESQIVAPDGTVLAKGPRTGEAVVIADIDPDLADGKHRPDGTDIFATRRPELYTEIAEPPHGRRRPPGADNIQVAVVRGDAATAERETALAAASGADLVVIHDGDPARLAAALDGTRAHAVVGTPAGPVLIDANGVVARQPALHGAAADHSATADNFWDVATSQKLSAAQETGARGTAPEPGTQAATDPATEAAALVTVDLAWGRLAMMAGGDSIYPELFRVAALRDVDVVAVTVETAETWELALGLPERAAENRLNVVAATPVHQEAAVFALSPDFTLWTAWQGPFTGRISHPVVTAVPAGQAAGRADVAPAQAANRLVSRQTDLVDGRPWRLVHALIER; from the coding sequence ATGGCTCCAGTACGGGTCGCCGCGGTGCAGCTCGCCGCGTCGCAGGATGTCGACGGCAACCTCGCCGCGTGCCTGCGTCTCATCGACGACGCCGCCGCACAGGGCGCACAGCTCATCGTGCTGCCTGAATTCTGCAACCACTTGTCCTACTACGCCGACCGGGCACAGGCGCACCAGATCGCGACCAGGCCCGGGGACCCGTTCCTGACCGCGGTCGCCGACCGCGCCCGCAGGCACGGCGTACACATAAAGATCAACGTGACCCACGCGCACCCGGACGGGCGCACCGGCGGGACGAACTTCCTGTTCGGCCCGGACGGCGCGGTGCTCGGCCAGTGCGACAAGCAGACCCTGATGGGCGCCGAGAACGACCATCTCGACCCGGCCACCGAGGTCGGCCCGGTCATCGAGACGCCGCTCGGCCGCCTCGGCATGTACGCCTGCATGGAGGGCGTCATCAACGAGGTCGCCCGCGGTCTCGCGCTGCGCGGCGCGCAGGTGCTGCTGAACAGCCTGAACTCGTTCGCGCTGGACGAGGCGAGCCTGCACATCCCGGTCCGCGCGGCCGAGAACAAGGTGTGGGTCGTCGCCGCGAACAAGGTCGGGCCGCTGCTGCCGGAGGAGCACCTGCCCCGGCTCAGCGCCGCCCTCGGCGTACCGGCGGAGTGGCTGCACGGCGCCGGCGAGAGCCAGATCGTCGCCCCCGACGGGACGGTGCTGGCCAAGGGGCCCCGCACCGGCGAGGCGGTGGTCATCGCCGACATCGACCCCGACCTGGCCGACGGCAAGCACCGCCCCGACGGCACCGACATCTTCGCCACCCGCCGCCCCGAGCTCTACACCGAGATCGCCGAGCCCCCGCACGGCCGCCGCCGCCCGCCGGGCGCGGACAACATCCAGGTCGCGGTGGTACGCGGCGACGCCGCCACCGCCGAGCGCGAGACCGCCCTGGCCGCCGCCTCCGGTGCCGACCTCGTCGTCATCCACGACGGAGATCCGGCCAGGCTGGCCGCGGCGCTCGACGGAACGCGCGCCCATGCCGTGGTCGGCACGCCGGCGGGGCCGGTGCTCATCGACGCCAATGGCGTCGTGGCACGCCAGCCCGCGTTGCACGGTGCGGCGGCAGACCACTCCGCCACGGCCGACAACTTCTGGGATGTAGCTACATCCCAGAAGTTGTCGGCCGCGCAGGAGACCGGTGCCCGCGGCACCGCACCTGAGCCCGGCACGCAGGCCGCAACGGATCCCGCGACCGAGGCAGCCGCGCTGGTCACGGTCGACCTGGCCTGGGGGCGGCTGGCGATGATGGCCGGCGGCGACTCGATCTACCCGGAGCTGTTCCGGGTCGCGGCGCTGCGGGACGTCGACGTGGTCGCCGTGACCGTGGAGACCGCGGAGACCTGGGAGCTCGCCCTCGGGCTGCCGGAGCGGGCGGCGGAGAACCGGCTCAACGTGGTCGCGGCTACGCCGGTGCATCAGGAGGCGGCGGTGTTCGCGCTGTCGCCCGACTTCACGCTGTGGACCGCGTGGCAGGGGCCGTTCACCGGGCGGATCAGCCACCCGGTGGTCACGGCCGTGCCGGCGGGCCAGGCCGCGGGGCGCGCGGACGTCGCCCCCGCCCAGGCCGCCAACCGGCTGGTCTCCCGCCAGACCGATCTCGTCGACGGCCGCCCGTGGCGGCTGGTGCACGCCCTCATAGAAAGGTAG
- a CDS encoding oxidoreductase, producing the protein MAETLRHVEDMVDNSPVIDVHDTFHQYQQLLAELKAKIDARFELHRDESTLELESYGQYPDGPGGSLAAYSGPEVDWMVHSWLGNPGASFANLHLTVWLGPQVKVPHLGLALLVWPEGWFYLDSVPRVNMVEDGEYYDRYYAPLDEEWLARRADPEFEYFVSRAGFIRASLSPTAYCYSFKRSTRNLDIVRELTHAHVDRWLRWVDEAEPVPVEERAALAETDLRIRRNIADRDPANVMGVRFFGQETTDKLVRGLWGGDRKSEPPR; encoded by the coding sequence GTGGCCGAAACGCTCCGGCACGTCGAGGACATGGTCGACAACTCGCCCGTCATCGACGTCCACGACACCTTCCACCAGTATCAGCAGCTGCTCGCCGAGCTGAAGGCGAAGATCGACGCCCGGTTCGAGCTGCACCGCGACGAGTCGACCCTGGAGCTGGAGTCGTACGGGCAGTACCCGGACGGCCCCGGCGGCTCGCTGGCCGCGTACAGCGGGCCGGAGGTGGACTGGATGGTGCACTCCTGGCTCGGCAACCCGGGCGCGAGCTTCGCCAACCTGCACCTGACCGTGTGGCTCGGGCCGCAGGTCAAGGTGCCGCACCTGGGCCTGGCCCTGCTGGTGTGGCCCGAGGGCTGGTTCTACCTCGACTCGGTGCCGCGGGTGAACATGGTCGAGGACGGCGAGTACTACGACCGCTACTACGCCCCGCTGGACGAGGAGTGGCTGGCGCGCCGCGCCGACCCGGAATTCGAGTACTTCGTCAGCCGGGCCGGGTTCATCCGGGCCAGCCTGAGCCCGACGGCGTACTGCTACTCGTTCAAGCGCAGCACCCGGAACCTCGACATCGTCCGGGAGCTGACGCACGCGCACGTGGACCGGTGGCTGCGCTGGGTCGACGAGGCCGAGCCGGTGCCGGTCGAGGAGCGCGCCGCGCTGGCCGAGACGGACCTGCGGATCCGGCGCAACATCGCCGACCGCGACCCCGCCAACGTGATGGGCGTGCGCTTCTTCGGCCAGGAGACCACCGACAAGCTGGTCCGCGGCCTGTGGGGCGGGGACCGGAAGTCGGAGCCGCCGCGATGA
- a CDS encoding dienelactone hydrolase family protein has product MSTIRSVWWAATMPGHEPPFDTAHLRVYYPAVPDGSDRERLSGVMAADTSGAPYPVALIVSGVNVGQEAYRWLACALAERGIVAVTYDWVGTLFGGLHGITPGVDLDAAKPDGYGTRPTCPSLRPVLDALATMTGPVAGLLDLDRVALIGHSAGGTVALQSARFLPEIKAVATYGAHTMVATMLGWPAGTVLPAQADCPVLLVAGENDGVINGSADRYGEDAATRRDPITRTFDEALPDRDGANLLVRLAGANHFGIVHPVDHTAARAFLDLPAEGDPAEHRALLADLVGAFCRTHLRGGPDAQAELDKLIENPGVAAVRRR; this is encoded by the coding sequence ATGAGCACGATCCGTTCGGTGTGGTGGGCGGCCACCATGCCCGGCCACGAGCCGCCGTTCGACACCGCCCACCTGCGCGTCTACTACCCGGCCGTGCCGGACGGCTCGGATCGCGAGCGGCTGTCGGGGGTGATGGCGGCGGACACGTCCGGCGCGCCGTACCCGGTGGCGCTGATCGTGTCCGGGGTGAACGTGGGCCAGGAGGCGTACCGCTGGCTGGCCTGCGCGCTGGCCGAGCGGGGCATCGTCGCGGTGACCTACGACTGGGTGGGCACGCTGTTCGGGGGGCTGCACGGGATCACGCCGGGCGTGGACCTGGACGCGGCCAAGCCGGACGGGTACGGCACCCGGCCGACCTGCCCGTCGCTGCGGCCGGTGCTGGACGCGCTGGCCACGATGACCGGGCCGGTGGCGGGGCTGCTGGACCTGGACCGGGTGGCGCTGATCGGCCACTCGGCGGGCGGCACGGTGGCGCTGCAGTCGGCGCGCTTCCTGCCGGAGATCAAGGCGGTCGCGACGTACGGCGCGCACACCATGGTCGCCACGATGCTGGGCTGGCCGGCGGGCACGGTGCTGCCGGCCCAGGCCGACTGCCCGGTGCTGCTGGTCGCGGGCGAGAACGACGGCGTGATCAACGGCTCGGCGGACCGCTACGGCGAGGACGCGGCGACCCGGCGGGACCCGATCACGCGCACGTTCGACGAGGCGCTGCCCGACCGGGACGGCGCGAACCTGCTGGTGCGGCTCGCGGGGGCGAACCACTTCGGGATCGTGCACCCGGTCGACCACACGGCGGCGCGGGCGTTCCTGGACCTGCCCGCCGAGGGGGATCCGGCCGAGCACCGCGCGCTGCTGGCGGATCTGGTCGGCGCGTTCTGCCGTACGCACCTGCGCGGCGGCCCGGACGCGCAGGCTGAGCTGGACAAACTTATCGAAAATCCCGGCGTCGCCGCGGTCCGGCGGAGGTAG
- a CDS encoding aromatic ring-hydroxylating dioxygenase subunit alpha, which produces MLKNFWYAVEFADRVTTKPARVTVLGQHLALYRTPKGRPVALSDLCVHRGAALSGGWTKDGCIVCPYHGWEYDADGQCTKIPANLPGRGIPKKARVDSYPVQEKYGFVWVFMGDLPEEERPPLPVWPEFDDLKENGGRFRAVTGEFLWKANYERILENGCDIAHAPFVHAGAFGNPERPEVAEYELETPDEWSAFATVDLYPPRPRGIWAALNRNKADLANRPPVRTSAGWMLPNMIKLHVRLPIGELIIYDTNIPIDETTTLVKWVALRTFFTGKWADKNAINRTLKIFYEDAEVVNKVRPELLPFDLGAELHIKSDLIAVHYRRRRQELAEKGWLLSEEDSITGDVPRRTATVIASPARRENPELARAWVHKARGEHPTVQAAWDAAQAAESEEKP; this is translated from the coding sequence ATGTTGAAGAACTTCTGGTACGCGGTCGAGTTCGCCGACCGGGTGACCACCAAACCCGCCCGGGTCACCGTGCTCGGCCAGCACCTCGCCCTCTACCGCACGCCGAAGGGGCGCCCGGTGGCGCTGTCGGACCTGTGCGTGCACCGCGGCGCGGCGCTGTCGGGCGGCTGGACCAAGGACGGCTGCATCGTGTGCCCGTACCACGGCTGGGAGTACGACGCCGACGGCCAGTGCACGAAGATCCCGGCGAACCTGCCGGGCCGGGGCATCCCGAAGAAGGCCCGCGTCGACTCGTACCCGGTGCAGGAGAAGTACGGCTTCGTCTGGGTGTTCATGGGCGATCTGCCCGAGGAGGAGCGCCCGCCGCTGCCGGTGTGGCCGGAGTTCGACGACCTGAAGGAGAACGGCGGCCGCTTCCGGGCGGTGACCGGCGAGTTCCTGTGGAAGGCGAACTACGAGCGCATCCTGGAGAACGGCTGCGACATCGCGCACGCGCCGTTCGTGCACGCGGGCGCGTTCGGCAACCCGGAGCGCCCGGAGGTCGCCGAGTACGAGCTGGAGACGCCGGACGAGTGGTCGGCGTTCGCGACGGTGGACCTCTACCCGCCGCGGCCGCGGGGCATCTGGGCGGCGCTGAACCGCAACAAGGCCGACCTGGCCAATCGGCCGCCGGTGCGCACCTCGGCCGGCTGGATGCTGCCGAACATGATCAAGCTGCACGTGCGGCTGCCGATCGGCGAGCTGATCATCTACGACACGAACATCCCGATCGACGAGACGACCACGCTGGTCAAGTGGGTGGCGCTGCGCACCTTCTTCACCGGCAAGTGGGCCGACAAGAACGCGATCAACCGTACCCTCAAGATCTTCTACGAGGACGCGGAGGTCGTGAACAAGGTCCGGCCCGAGCTGCTGCCCTTCGACCTGGGCGCGGAGCTGCACATCAAGAGCGACCTGATCGCCGTGCACTACCGGCGCCGCCGCCAGGAGCTGGCCGAGAAGGGCTGGCTGCTGTCCGAGGAGGACAGCATCACCGGTGACGTGCCGCGCCGCACCGCGACCGTGATCGCCTCCCCGGCCCGCCGGGAGAACCCCGAACTGGCCCGCGCGTGGGTGCACAAGGCCCGCGGCGAGCACCCCACCGTCCAGGCCGCCTGGGACGCCGCCCAGGCCGCCGAGTCCGAGGAGAAGCCGTGA
- a CDS encoding SDR family oxidoreductase, whose product MSKVVVVTGGTRGIGLGLVRELVARGAQVVYCGRSVDSVKRAGEQVPQAYGVVADVTDRDAVRNLWDAAVEKHGRVDVWINNAGMSPARHKLWELPPGELDATVDLNLRGLLHASAVVLAGMTAQGHGALWNMEGFGSNGMIRPGLTVYGATKRAVTYTTDSLAKEVAGTGVTVHHLSPGMVVTDLLTHDYTPEELAQAKKIFNILADRVETVTPWLADKVLAGASNGARVAWLTRGKAFWRFMTAFRKRDVFGENE is encoded by the coding sequence ATGAGCAAGGTGGTCGTCGTAACGGGCGGCACCAGGGGCATCGGCCTCGGGCTGGTGCGGGAGCTGGTCGCGCGCGGCGCGCAGGTCGTCTACTGCGGACGGTCGGTCGACTCGGTCAAGCGCGCGGGCGAGCAGGTGCCGCAGGCGTACGGCGTCGTCGCCGACGTCACCGACCGCGACGCGGTGCGCAACCTCTGGGACGCGGCCGTCGAGAAGCACGGGCGCGTCGACGTCTGGATCAACAACGCGGGCATGTCCCCCGCCCGCCACAAGCTGTGGGAGCTGCCGCCCGGTGAGCTGGACGCCACCGTGGACCTGAACCTGCGCGGGCTGCTGCACGCGAGCGCGGTGGTGCTGGCCGGGATGACCGCCCAGGGCCACGGCGCGCTGTGGAACATGGAGGGCTTCGGCTCCAACGGCATGATCCGGCCCGGCCTGACCGTGTACGGCGCCACCAAGCGCGCCGTCACGTACACCACGGACAGCCTGGCCAAGGAGGTGGCGGGCACCGGCGTGACCGTGCACCACCTGTCTCCCGGCATGGTCGTCACCGATCTGCTGACGCACGACTACACGCCGGAGGAGCTGGCCCAGGCGAAGAAGATCTTCAACATCCTGGCCGACCGGGTCGAGACCGTCACGCCGTGGCTGGCGGACAAGGTGCTGGCCGGGGCCTCCAACGGGGCCCGGGTGGCGTGGCTGACCCGGGGCAAGGCGTTCTGGCGGTTCATGACCGCGTTCCGTAAGCGAGACGTGTTCGGGGAGAACGAGTGA
- a CDS encoding arylmalonate decarboxylase — protein MTDALGWRRKFGVIAPSTNTIVEPDFYSMTVPGVTAHFSRIHIRNQDLSDDANFEHLLVQIRDEIGAACERVLTCEPDYMVMGMSAETFWGGVEGNREFVRQIKAITGLEVATGAEACERALKLYGARRIGVVTPYQPVGDQNVVKFFSEIGFEVTAIEGLKCPTAVAIAHVTEDELRDAIRKVDGPDVDAIVQCGTNLSMVRLADEAERWLGKPVIAINAATWWMALRDNGITDKVYGAGSLLREH, from the coding sequence ATGACCGACGCGCTCGGCTGGCGGCGCAAGTTCGGCGTCATCGCCCCGTCCACGAACACGATCGTCGAGCCGGACTTCTACTCGATGACGGTGCCGGGCGTGACCGCGCACTTCTCCCGCATCCACATCCGCAACCAGGACCTCTCCGACGACGCGAACTTCGAGCACCTGCTGGTGCAGATCCGCGACGAGATCGGCGCAGCCTGCGAGCGGGTGCTGACCTGCGAGCCCGACTACATGGTCATGGGCATGTCGGCGGAGACGTTCTGGGGCGGGGTCGAGGGCAACCGCGAGTTCGTACGCCAGATCAAGGCCATCACCGGCCTGGAGGTGGCCACGGGCGCCGAGGCGTGCGAGCGCGCGCTGAAGCTGTACGGGGCGCGCCGTATCGGCGTGGTCACCCCGTATCAGCCGGTCGGCGACCAGAACGTGGTCAAGTTCTTCTCCGAGATCGGGTTCGAGGTCACCGCGATCGAGGGCCTCAAGTGCCCGACGGCGGTGGCGATCGCGCACGTCACCGAGGACGAGCTGCGGGACGCGATCCGCAAGGTCGACGGCCCGGACGTGGACGCGATCGTGCAGTGCGGCACGAACCTGTCCATGGTCCGCCTGGCCGACGAGGCCGAGCGCTGGCTCGGCAAGCCCGTCATCGCCATCAACGCCGCCACCTGGTGGATGGCCCTGCGCGACAACGGCATCACCGACAAGGTGTACGGAGCGGGCTCCCTCCTCCGGGAGCACTGA
- a CDS encoding neocarzinostatin apoprotein domain-containing protein codes for MWRARVVAVLAVVAVAVSLTAHPAAAKPTLRLSKSSGLSDGSQITVNGSGFTASLKQIAIGQCIAEVKGPTDCNLAGGAQFVNADASGKIPAVTLRVAKKFGSFDCTKRQCVIAAQILPSSASDDIVKANATSVKISFGTSSGSSAAPTASSGGGGGNLAKTGPGDEHWYIVLAGTALLLPGIGFLLLLPRRRRAAAPA; via the coding sequence ATGTGGAGAGCACGTGTGGTCGCGGTCCTCGCCGTCGTGGCGGTGGCCGTGTCCCTGACCGCCCATCCCGCCGCCGCCAAGCCGACGCTGCGGCTGAGCAAGTCCAGCGGCCTGTCCGACGGCTCGCAGATCACCGTCAACGGTTCGGGCTTCACCGCGAGCCTGAAGCAGATCGCCATCGGGCAGTGCATCGCGGAGGTGAAGGGGCCGACCGACTGCAACCTGGCCGGCGGCGCGCAGTTCGTCAACGCGGACGCCAGCGGCAAGATCCCGGCGGTGACGCTGCGGGTCGCGAAGAAGTTCGGCTCGTTCGACTGCACCAAGCGGCAGTGCGTGATCGCGGCGCAGATCCTGCCGTCGTCGGCCTCCGACGACATCGTCAAGGCCAACGCGACCAGCGTGAAGATCTCCTTCGGCACCTCCTCGGGCAGCTCGGCCGCACCGACCGCGTCGTCGGGCGGCGGCGGAGGCAACCTCGCCAAGACCGGCCCCGGCGACGAGCACTGGTACATCGTGCTGGCCGGCACGGCGCTGCTGCTGCCGGGCATCGGCTTCCTGCTGCTCCTGCCCCGCCGCCGCCGCGCCGCCGCGCCCGCCTGA
- a CDS encoding ATP-binding cassette domain-containing protein has product MIDPIVLGLFTGLTYGLLAVGLVLVYRSSRFLNFAHGSVGVFGAAVLGRLVDGAGVPYWLAFVPALLVAGGVSAAIEAGVVRRLRGRPAVTGMIVTLGLSQFVLVLALLVNSQGLSGLTFPKPPGMPSFTLGRTPVGPAFTAMALLSPLLLGGLALFLRRSRFGLAVRAAADDADTARLDGIPAARMTTLAWAIAGAVAAFSAILVTPTQGAQSIDTLGPELLLRGLAGAVAARMASLPIAFAACLAVGVGEQLLLAMGAGRGGVSLALALFILVALLSQPRLGRRDGEQVRWPRAVPVPGTPATRIAAAAGLLAAAGAAYLISNETASALTAVAGFAVVGLSVLLVTGLAGELSLGQFAFAGVGAAVSVHVSASTGNFFTGAVAGCAAAAGAAALVGLPALRLRGVALAATTLAFALAAEAWLLRLPVLLGDGVSAPKPAWTGYVLVLAKDYYLFALLMLVLALWLAHRLRAGGFGRTVLALRDNEDAARALGVPAPLRKLQVYAAAGALAGLGGVVIAHGQTQVTVNSFPAVAGIDAVALTVVGGLGLLGGPILGALLLVGIPGLVELGIIGQAALTLGWLLVVVLLPGGLGEPLARLLRRLPGRRGDRTEPAGAAPATPPPPLPRRHPAPEPSTAASGFDQTSATGRGVRLPARTRPLAVGDGPLLRAGGVARAFGGVQAVGGVDLSVAAGEVVGIIGPNGAGKTTLFEILAGFTRPDAGRVEFAGRDVTAYSPQRRARLGLVRSFQDSRLFPTLTVRESLMVAAARSAPEGLLTAALGGRGPQRRQAARAAELLDLFDLGEVADRPVGALSTGTRRTAELACLLALEPALLLLDEPSSGVSQADGVALASLLLRVNQELGVALLVIEHDLPLLSRLARRMVAMDAGRIIADGTPGQVREHPAVVAAYLGTDAAAVHRSGVPV; this is encoded by the coding sequence ATGATCGACCCGATCGTCCTCGGCCTGTTCACCGGGCTCACCTACGGCCTGCTCGCCGTCGGTCTGGTGCTCGTCTACCGGTCCAGCCGGTTCCTCAACTTCGCCCACGGCTCGGTCGGCGTGTTCGGCGCCGCCGTGCTCGGCCGCCTGGTCGACGGGGCCGGTGTGCCGTACTGGCTCGCGTTCGTGCCCGCCCTGCTGGTCGCCGGAGGCGTGTCCGCCGCGATCGAGGCCGGGGTCGTCCGCCGCCTGCGCGGCCGCCCCGCGGTCACCGGCATGATCGTGACGCTGGGCCTGTCGCAGTTCGTGCTGGTGCTCGCGCTGCTGGTGAACAGCCAGGGGCTGAGCGGCCTGACGTTCCCGAAGCCGCCCGGCATGCCGTCGTTCACGCTGGGCCGCACCCCGGTCGGGCCCGCGTTCACCGCGATGGCGCTGCTGTCGCCGCTGCTGCTGGGCGGGCTGGCGCTGTTCCTGCGGCGCAGCCGGTTCGGGCTGGCCGTACGCGCCGCCGCCGACGACGCCGACACCGCCCGGCTCGACGGCATCCCCGCCGCCCGGATGACCACCCTGGCCTGGGCGATCGCCGGTGCGGTCGCCGCGTTCTCGGCGATCCTGGTCACCCCCACCCAGGGCGCCCAGTCCATCGACACGCTCGGCCCCGAGCTGCTGCTGCGCGGCCTGGCCGGGGCGGTCGCCGCCCGGATGGCGTCGCTGCCCATCGCGTTCGCCGCCTGCCTGGCCGTCGGCGTCGGCGAGCAGCTGCTGCTGGCCATGGGCGCGGGCCGCGGCGGCGTGTCGCTCGCGCTGGCCCTGTTCATCCTGGTGGCGCTGCTGTCCCAGCCCCGGCTCGGGCGGCGCGACGGCGAGCAGGTGCGCTGGCCGCGTGCCGTGCCCGTGCCGGGCACCCCCGCCACCCGGATCGCGGCGGCCGCCGGGCTGCTCGCGGCGGCCGGTGCGGCGTACCTGATCAGCAACGAGACCGCGTCCGCGCTGACCGCGGTGGCCGGCTTCGCCGTGGTCGGGCTGTCCGTGCTGCTGGTGACCGGGCTGGCCGGGGAGCTGTCGCTGGGCCAGTTCGCCTTCGCGGGCGTCGGCGCGGCCGTATCCGTGCACGTGTCGGCGTCCACCGGCAACTTCTTCACCGGCGCGGTCGCCGGGTGCGCCGCCGCGGCCGGGGCCGCCGCGCTGGTCGGCCTGCCCGCGCTGCGCCTGCGCGGCGTCGCGCTCGCCGCGACCACCCTCGCGTTCGCGCTGGCCGCCGAGGCGTGGCTGCTGCGGCTGCCCGTGCTGCTCGGCGACGGCGTCAGCGCCCCCAAACCCGCCTGGACCGGGTACGTGCTGGTGCTCGCCAAGGACTACTACCTGTTCGCGCTGCTGATGCTGGTGCTCGCGCTGTGGCTGGCGCACCGGCTGCGGGCGGGCGGGTTCGGCCGCACCGTGCTCGCGCTGCGCGACAACGAGGACGCGGCGCGGGCGCTGGGCGTGCCCGCCCCGCTGCGCAAGCTGCAGGTGTACGCCGCCGCCGGGGCGCTGGCCGGGCTGGGCGGCGTCGTCATCGCGCACGGCCAGACGCAGGTCACCGTCAACAGCTTCCCGGCCGTGGCGGGCATCGACGCGGTCGCGCTCACCGTCGTCGGCGGGCTCGGCCTGCTCGGCGGCCCGATCCTCGGCGCGCTGCTGCTGGTCGGCATCCCCGGCCTGGTCGAGCTGGGCATCATCGGCCAGGCCGCGCTCACCCTGGGCTGGCTGCTCGTCGTCGTCCTGCTCCCCGGCGGCCTCGGCGAACCGCTCGCCCGCCTCCTCCGCCGCCTGCCCGGCAGGCGTGGCGACCGCACGGAGCCGGCCGGTGCGGCACCTGCGACGCCGCCCCCACCGCTGCCGCGCAGACACCCGGCACCGGAACCGTCGACGGCGGCCTCGGGATTCGATCAGACGTCAGCCACCGGGCGCGGCGTGCGGCTGCCCGCACGGACCAGGCCGCTCGCGGTGGGGGACGGGCCGCTGCTGCGGGCGGGCGGGGTCGCGCGCGCGTTCGGCGGGGTGCAGGCCGTCGGCGGGGTGGACCTGAGCGTGGCGGCGGGGGAGGTGGTCGGCATCATCGGGCCGAACGGCGCGGGCAAGACCACGCTGTTCGAGATCCTCGCCGGGTTCACCAGGCCGGACGCCGGGCGGGTCGAGTTCGCCGGGCGCGACGTGACCGCGTACAGCCCGCAGCGCCGGGCACGGCTCGGGCTGGTCCGCTCGTTCCAGGACTCGCGGCTGTTCCCGACGCTGACCGTACGCGAATCGCTCATGGTCGCCGCTGCCCGCAGCGCACCCGAGGGGCTGCTCACGGCGGCGCTGGGCGGGCGCGGGCCGCAGCGGCGGCAGGCCGCCCGCGCCGCCGAGCTGCTCGACCTGTTCGACCTCGGCGAGGTCGCCGACCGGCCGGTCGGGGCGCTGTCCACCGGCACCCGCCGCACCGCCGAGCTGGCCTGCCTGCTCGCCCTCGAACCGGCCCTGCTGCTGCTCGACGAGCCGTCGTCGGGCGTGTCCCAGGCCGACGGGGTGGCGCTGGCGAGCCTGCTGCTGCGGGTCAACCAGGAGCTGGGTGTCGCGCTGCTGGTGATCGAGCACGACCTGCCGCTGCTGTCCCGGCTGGCGCGGCGGATGGTCGCCATGGACGCCGGCCGGATCATCGCCGACGGCACCCCCGGCCAGGTGCGCGAGCACCCCGCCGTGGTCGCCGCGTACCTGGGCACCGATGCCGCGGCGGTGCACCGCTCCGGCGTACCCGTCTAA